The genome window TAGAACATCGTGGACGCGTCACGCTGTTCGATCGCCTTTTCGATCCAATCGGCTCCAAGATCCAATTCGCCACAAAGCAGGTGAAAGAGTGCATGGGCGCGGGCGTCACCGAGCGCCTCGTCGGAACCAAGCGCCTGCGCGAGGGACCGGGATTCGGCGTCGTCTCCATTGCGCCGCAGCAAGGCGGCAAGCACGCCAATCGTATCGGGAAGCCATGGCCCAATCGCATAGGCACGCCGGGCGATCACCAACGCCTGCGGGAGATCACCTTTGTCCGCGTGAATCATCGCCATCGACACCAGGGCCACCACCTGGTTCTCGTCCAGTTCCAGCACCTTCTTCAATTGCTCAAGCGCATCACTGTCCCGGCCCGCTGCCTGTAGATAGGCATGCAGATTCATCCGGGACCATACATCGAGCGGGTCCTCTTCAATCGCGCGCTGTGCCAGTTTGATCGCCTGCTCCACGTTGCCTCGCAGGAACTGAAACCCGCTATACATCGGCCGGATGATGGCAAAACCCGCCTGTTTCGCCATCGGGAAATCGAAGTGCCGCTCCGCCGCCGCCCAATCCATGTCATAGATTGCCGCCAGATAGCCCAAAAACGCATGCGCGTCCGGAAGGGAAGGATCGATCTGCAGGGCCCGCTGGATTGCCGCACGCGCTGCCGGCACAGCCTTATGCGCCGGGCACCGGCCGAAATGCGTCAAGGTCGACCAGTAATATCCCAGGCCAACATGAGCCAGGCCAAAAGCCGGATCGAGCTCACTCGCTTGCTCATAGTATCGTCTCGCCAGCTCCAGCGACTCCGGGGTAACCTTGGCCTCCAGATACCTGGCCTTTAGATAAGCCTCATAGGCTGCGAGCTTCGGTATGTAGCGTTGGGGCGCAGTCCCTCCCGAAAGCTTCACTCGCAAAGCTCCGGTGATCGCCGCCGATATCTCATCCTGCACGGCAAAGATGTCACTCAGCTCCCGGTCATACCGCTCCGACCACAGGTGGGACCCATCCGTCGCCGCAATCAGCTGCGCCGCCACACGGATGCGATTCCCCGCTCGCCGTACGCTGCCTTCCAGGATGTGAGTAACATTCAACGTCTGCGCGATCTTTCGAACGTCCTCCTCCCTGCCCCGGAACGCAAACGACGACGTGCGCGCAATCACCTTCAGCTCGGCTGCCTGCACCAGCAAGTTGATGATCTCCTCCGCCAATCCGTCACTGAAGTACTCCTGCTCTTTGTCCGTGCTCATGTTAGCGAAAGGCAGCACGGCGATGGATGGGGCAGCGCCCGAATCCGGCGTGGTCACGGAAGGCAAGGGAACGGGCTCGAGCGGGGTTGCGTGTGCCGCCCGTCGCAGATCGCGGAACTCGTTGGCTACATCGCGAGCGGTCTGCACGCGGTGGCGCGGGTCCTTCTCCAAACAGCGCCGGATGATGCGGGCCAAATCACTGGGCAGATCGGAACGAACGTCAGTGACCAGCGCCGGGGTATCGCGCAGGATGGAAGAGGCAAGCTCCGCCGAGGAAGGACCGCGAAACGGGCGCTGCCCGGTCGCCATCTCGTGGAGCAGGATGCCCAGCGAAAAGAGGTCGGTGCGGTGGTCCAGCGCCCGGCCCTGGAGTTGCTCCGGAGACATATAGGCCGGCGTCCCCATCACGATTCCCGGCGCCGTGTGCGCCGCTGAAGTCAGCGTGGCGTCCGCGGGGTCGGTCGCGCGGGTCTCCTTCGCCAGTCCGAAATCCAGCATCTTGACGGACTCGGCCGCGCCCACCATGACGTTGGCGGGCTTGAGGTCGCGGTGCACGATGCCCTTTTCGTGGGCGGCGGCCAGCGCGTCGGCCAGCGCGCCTCCAATCTCGACAATCCGCTCGATGGGGAGTCCGCCCTGCGGAATCAACCGGTCGAGTGACTGCCCTTCGACGAGCTGCATGGTCAGGAAGTGGACGCCGTCGGATTCCTCCACCGAGTGGATGGTGACGATGTTCGGGTGGTCGAGTTGGGCGAGGGTCTTCGCCTCACGACGAAAGCGCGCGAGCCGTTCTGGATCGTGCGCCATCCCAGCGGGCAGCACCTTGAGGGCTACGTCACGCCCGAGCTTCGAGTCAGTCGCACGATACACCTCGCCCATCCCGCCGGCGCCCAGTGGCGCGACGATCTCATAGGGGCCGAGCTTCGTGCCAGAGGTGAGGGCCATCCGCGCGCCATTATAGTTCCCACGGAAAGGTGCCGTTCACTTGGACGCGGGCTTACCGGGAACTGACCCACTACCCGCACCACGGCCGCCGATGCCGGGCGGGCAGACATGCCATGTCCCCAAAGGATACCGGCCCTGAGGTTTATACTCGGAGGCTTGCAATGGCCGTGACGCTGGACCAGATCGTGGCTCGAACGCGGGAATGCGTGGCCGAGGCCAAGCGCAACACGGACCGCGCCGACCTGGAGCGCCGCGCTGCGTCGCATACTCCGCGGGGGTTCCGCCAGGCGCTGGAACGCGATGCCGCCAAGGGCGCCGCCATCATCGCGGAGATCAAGCGCGCCTCTCCCTCGCGCGGGCTGATTCGCGGCAGCTTCCAGGTGGCCACGCTCGCCTGGCAGCTCACGCACGGCGGCGCCACAGCTCTGAGCGTCCTCACGGAAGAAGAATTCTTCCAGGGCTCGCTGGCCGACCTGAGCGAGGCTTCGGCTGCCAGTCCGCTTCCCTGCCTGCGCAAGGACTTCATCGTGGATGAGTTCCAGTTGGTGCAGGCTCGGGCGTTCGCGGCGGACGCCGTGTTGCTTATCGTCGCGGCGCTGAGCGATCTCGATCTGCGGGCGCTGGCGCCGAAGTGTCGTGAACTGGGACTCGACGCCCTGTGCGAGGTGCATAACGAGGGCGAGATCGAGCGAGCGCTGGCGGCGGGTTGCGATCTGATCGGAGTGAACAACCGCGATTTGCGGACGTTCCAGGTAGACCTGGAAACCGCCCTGCGGCTGGCGCCGCACCTGCCGGCAACCGTATTCCGCGTGGCGGAGAGCGGCATCCAGTCGGCGGCGGACATTCTGCGCCTGCGCGATGCACGCTACGGGGCATTCCTGATCGGCGAGTCGCTCATGCGGGAAGACGCGCCCGGCGACGCCCTGGCGCGACTGCTGGCGGAAGTGCGGGGTAATACCGGGGCGGGGTAGCTTCTTTTTTCACCTCAGGGGGCTGAAGCCCGAAGTCTTTTGGGAGCCGATTTCGGCACGACTAAAGTCGTGCCCCTCCGAAAGATGCGACGCGAATGACCTGGATCAAGATCTGCGGAACCACGAATCTCGAGGACGCGCGCCTGGCAGTGGATGCGGGCGCGGATGCGCTGGGCTTCGTGTTCGCGGAGAGCCCGCGGCAGGTGACGCCGGAACTGGCGCGGGAAATCATTCCGGCACTTCCCGAAGGAGTAGAGAAGGTTGGCGTTTTCGTAGATGAGACTGTCGATCGAATGATGGAGGCCGCCAATCAAGTCGGCCTTACCGCCATTCAGTTGCACGGGGATGAACCATCCGAAACGCCTCGTGCCATCAAGCAAAGGTCCTCGGGCAGACACACGTTGAGGGTGATTCGCGCCGGGTTAGTGCTTCCATGGTGGAAAGATCCGGACAAGGGGAGCGCCATGGGGTGGGATCCGGTTCCTTTGGGGATTGTCGACCAGGGACAGGGCGGCGAACCGGTTAGGACGGGCAACATAGACGCGTTATTGGTGGACTCTGGCACTCCCCAGAAGCGAGGTGGCACCGGAACGCCATTCGATTGGACCCGCGGAAGAATTCTAGTGACGATGATGGCTTCCTGGGTCAAGGTCATCGTGGCGGGTGGGTTGACCCCCGCGAATGTCGCCGAGGCGATTCGTATCTTGCGCCCCTGGGGCGTGGACGTGGCCACCGGAGTCGAGCGTGAGCCCGGCAAGAAAGATCCTGAGAAGGTCCGCGCCTTCATCGAGGCAGTACGGCAGGCGGACAAGGAGTACTCACGCCTGTGAGGACGAAAGCCAAGAGGGGCACCTCGTCGGGGCGCTTTGGCCCCTACGGAGGACGGTACGTTCCGGAGACGTTGGTAGCCGCGCTCGAGGAGCTGGAGCGAGCGTACGAGCAGGCGCGACGCGACCGCAGTTTCCAGCGCCGGCTTGATGACCTGCTGCGTCACTACGCCGGGCGGCCGACGCCTTTGTTCTTCGCCGAAGGACTTACGAAGAAACTCGGTGGCGCGAAGATCTACCTGAAGCGCGAGGATCTGCTGCACACGGGCGCGCACAAGATCAACAATTGTTTGGGGCAGGCGCTGCTGGTGGAACGCATGGGCAAGCGCCGCGTGGTGGCGGAAACCGGCGCGGGACAGCACGGCGTAGCCACCGCGACGGTGTGCGCGCTGTTCGGGTTCGAGTGCGTGGTGTACATGGGCACGGAAGACATGCGCCGCCAGGAGCTGAACGTCTTCCGCATGCGGTTGCTGGGCGCGGAAGTGCGCGGCGTAGATGCGGGCTCGCGCACGCTGAAAGACGCCATCAACGAGGCCATGCGCGACTGGGTGACCAACGTGCGGACCACGCACTACCTGCTGGGAAGCGTGCTGGGAGCCCATCCCTATCCCACCATGGTGCGCGATTTCCAGTCGGTCATCGGGCGCGAAGCGCGCCAGCAGATTCTGGCCGCTCGAGGCCGGCTGCCGAGCGCGGTGATTGCGTGCGTGGGCGGCGGCTCGAACGCCATCGGCATCTTTCATCGCTTCCTTCGGGACAAGAAAGTGAAGCTGATCGGCGTGGAGGCCGGCGGCTGCGGGCGCAAGCTGGGCCAGCACGCGGCGCGATTCCGCGGCGGCTCGCCGGGCGTGCTGCAAGGAACCTATTCCTACCTGCTGCAGGATGCGGCGGGACAGGTTGCGCCGACGCATTCCGTTTCCGCCGGGCTCGATTATCCGGCCATCGGTCCCGAGCACGCCGCGCTACGCGACGCCGGCCGCGCCGAGTACGTGGCCGCATCGGACCGAGAAGCCCTGGCTGCATGCAGCCTGCTGGCACGGACCGAAGGCATCATCCCGGCGCTGGAGTCGGCGCACGCGGTGGCGGAAGCGGTAAAACGCGCGCCGAAGATGAAGAAGAGCGACATCATCCTGATCAACCTTTCCGGGCGCGGAGACAAGGACATGGGAATCCTGATGGAGAATAAGGGGAACCGTTGACCGCTCGCCATGCCCCTTAATCTCTCACCTCGGCCTGCATTCGTCGCTTACCTGACCTGTGGCGATCCCGACCTGGCCACGACACGAGCGGCGGCGTTGGCCGCCATCGACGCCGGCGCCGCCGTCATCGAGCTGGGTGTGCCCTTCAGCGATCCCGTGGCCGACGGGCCGGTGATCCAGCGCGCCAGCCATCGCGCGCTGGAGCGCGGCACCACGCTCGGGGACGTGCTTCGACTTGCGCGTGAGTTGCGCCACGACCGGCCCGCGGCCGGGCTGATCGTTTTTTCCTACTTCAACCCGGTGCTGCGCTTCGGCCTGGAGCGCTTCTGCAAAGCGGCCGCGCGCGCCGGCGTGGACGGCGCCCTCATCACCGACCTGACGGTCGAGGAAGCGGGCGACTACCTGCGGCAGATGCGGTCGCGCAATCTCGCCACGGTCTTCCTGGCTGCGCCGACCAGCAGCGACGCGCGGCTGCACCGCATCGCGAAGGCGTCCACGGGATTCGTGTATGCCGTCTCGCGCACCGGCGTCACTGGGGCACGGCGTTCGCTTTCAGGAGCTGCCCGGCAGCTGGTCGCGCGACTGCGCCGCTACACCGACCTCCCCATCGCCGTAGGCTTCGGCATCTCCACACCAAAGCAGTTCCGGGCCGTGGGACGTTTCGCCGATGCGGTGGTGGTGGGCAGCAGCATTGTCGAACGGGTGGAACGTAGCCATTCCCCCGAAAGCGCCTCGCGCGCTGTGGGAGGGTGGGTCCGGTCGCTCTTGCGAACTCCCGCCGAATTTGCCCAACGGCGTCGCGGTATTTAGAATCGGACGCTCTGTGAACAAAGTCTTCGCCAGCGCCGAAGCGGCCATCTTCGACGTCACCGACGGCGCCGCCATCATGGTGGGCGGATTCGGCCTGTGTGGCGTGCCGGAGAACCTGATCGCGGCGCTGGTGCGCAAGAACGCTCGCAACCTCACCACCATCAGCAACAACGCCGGCGTGGACGGCAAAGGCCTGGGGCTGCTGTTGGCCAACCGCCAGATTGGGCGCCACATTGGAACCTATGTGGGTGAGAACAAGCTGCTCGAGGCGATGGTGCTGAAGGGCGAACTGGAGCTGCAACTGGTTCCGCAAGGCACATTCTCTGAACGGATCCGGGCGGCGGGAGCCGGCATCGCGGCGTTCTTCACGCCCACGGGCTACGGCACGGTGGTGGGAGAGGGCAAGGAGGTGCGCCAGTTCGACGGGCGCCCGCACATCCTGGAGCACACCCTGCGCGCCGACTTCGCCTTCGTCAAGGCCTGGAAGGGCGACAAGTGGGGCAACTTGGTCTATCGCAAGACCGCGCGGAACTTCAATCCCATGATGGCCACGGCGGCTCGGGTGACCATCGCGGAAGTGGAGCAACTGGTCGAGCCCGGCGAACTCGAGCCCGACATGGTGCACACCCCCAGCGTGTACGTGAATCGCATCTTCCAGGGCGTGAACGAGGAGAAACCGATCGAGCGCAGGACCGTGAGGAAGAAGAGTTGAGGGTGGTATGGCGGCTCCGGACAGCACGACCGAGGAAGTGCGCGCCAGCGTTCTGCGCTACCTGCGCATGTACGAAGAGGGGCGGCTGACCTTGGGAGACCTGGCGGCGGAACTGGCTGCGCTGGCCCCGGCGTATGATCACGCCATGGGTGGGCTGGACGACGCGTATCAGCAGTTGCTCGGCGCCGCGTATCGGCACCGCGTACAAGCGGGAACCGATGGCGGGCTTTCCCCGGCGGAGATGGAAGAGGCCCTGACCCGCTTCCGAAGGACGGAGGCGGCATGGTAAGGGCGTAGCCGGCTGCGCCTCGACATCGGATACACGATGGCAACCACACCCAC of Terriglobales bacterium contains these proteins:
- a CDS encoding protein kinase; the protein is MALTSGTKLGPYEIVAPLGAGGMGEVYRATDSKLGRDVALKVLPAGMAHDPERLARFRREAKTLAQLDHPNIVTIHSVEESDGVHFLTMQLVEGQSLDRLIPQGGLPIERIVEIGGALADALAAAHEKGIVHRDLKPANVMVGAAESVKMLDFGLAKETRATDPADATLTSAAHTAPGIVMGTPAYMSPEQLQGRALDHRTDLFSLGILLHEMATGQRPFRGPSSAELASSILRDTPALVTDVRSDLPSDLARIIRRCLEKDPRHRVQTARDVANEFRDLRRAAHATPLEPVPLPSVTTPDSGAAPSIAVLPFANMSTDKEQEYFSDGLAEEIINLLVQAAELKVIARTSSFAFRGREEDVRKIAQTLNVTHILEGSVRRAGNRIRVAAQLIAATDGSHLWSERYDRELSDIFAVQDEISAAITGALRVKLSGGTAPQRYIPKLAAYEAYLKARYLEAKVTPESLELARRYYEQASELDPAFGLAHVGLGYYWSTLTHFGRCPAHKAVPAARAAIQRALQIDPSLPDAHAFLGYLAAIYDMDWAAAERHFDFPMAKQAGFAIIRPMYSGFQFLRGNVEQAIKLAQRAIEEDPLDVWSRMNLHAYLQAAGRDSDALEQLKKVLELDENQVVALVSMAMIHADKGDLPQALVIARRAYAIGPWLPDTIGVLAALLRRNGDDAESRSLAQALGSDEALGDARAHALFHLLCGELDLGADWIEKAIEQRDASTMFYLRFVVCKGLRASHRWPKIAKMVNMPVGAQAQASTLLR
- the trpC gene encoding indole-3-glycerol phosphate synthase TrpC, which translates into the protein MAVTLDQIVARTRECVAEAKRNTDRADLERRAASHTPRGFRQALERDAAKGAAIIAEIKRASPSRGLIRGSFQVATLAWQLTHGGATALSVLTEEEFFQGSLADLSEASAASPLPCLRKDFIVDEFQLVQARAFAADAVLLIVAALSDLDLRALAPKCRELGLDALCEVHNEGEIERALAAGCDLIGVNNRDLRTFQVDLETALRLAPHLPATVFRVAESGIQSAADILRLRDARYGAFLIGESLMREDAPGDALARLLAEVRGNTGAG
- a CDS encoding phosphoribosylanthranilate isomerase produces the protein MTWIKICGTTNLEDARLAVDAGADALGFVFAESPRQVTPELAREIIPALPEGVEKVGVFVDETVDRMMEAANQVGLTAIQLHGDEPSETPRAIKQRSSGRHTLRVIRAGLVLPWWKDPDKGSAMGWDPVPLGIVDQGQGGEPVRTGNIDALLVDSGTPQKRGGTGTPFDWTRGRILVTMMASWVKVIVAGGLTPANVAEAIRILRPWGVDVATGVEREPGKKDPEKVRAFIEAVRQADKEYSRL
- the trpB gene encoding tryptophan synthase subunit beta, with amino-acid sequence MRTKAKRGTSSGRFGPYGGRYVPETLVAALEELERAYEQARRDRSFQRRLDDLLRHYAGRPTPLFFAEGLTKKLGGAKIYLKREDLLHTGAHKINNCLGQALLVERMGKRRVVAETGAGQHGVATATVCALFGFECVVYMGTEDMRRQELNVFRMRLLGAEVRGVDAGSRTLKDAINEAMRDWVTNVRTTHYLLGSVLGAHPYPTMVRDFQSVIGREARQQILAARGRLPSAVIACVGGGSNAIGIFHRFLRDKKVKLIGVEAGGCGRKLGQHAARFRGGSPGVLQGTYSYLLQDAAGQVAPTHSVSAGLDYPAIGPEHAALRDAGRAEYVAASDREALAACSLLARTEGIIPALESAHAVAEAVKRAPKMKKSDIILINLSGRGDKDMGILMENKGNR
- the trpA gene encoding tryptophan synthase subunit alpha, whose protein sequence is MPLNLSPRPAFVAYLTCGDPDLATTRAAALAAIDAGAAVIELGVPFSDPVADGPVIQRASHRALERGTTLGDVLRLARELRHDRPAAGLIVFSYFNPVLRFGLERFCKAAARAGVDGALITDLTVEEAGDYLRQMRSRNLATVFLAAPTSSDARLHRIAKASTGFVYAVSRTGVTGARRSLSGAARQLVARLRRYTDLPIAVGFGISTPKQFRAVGRFADAVVVGSSIVERVERSHSPESASRAVGGWVRSLLRTPAEFAQRRRGI
- a CDS encoding CoA transferase subunit A, with product MNKVFASAEAAIFDVTDGAAIMVGGFGLCGVPENLIAALVRKNARNLTTISNNAGVDGKGLGLLLANRQIGRHIGTYVGENKLLEAMVLKGELELQLVPQGTFSERIRAAGAGIAAFFTPTGYGTVVGEGKEVRQFDGRPHILEHTLRADFAFVKAWKGDKWGNLVYRKTARNFNPMMATAARVTIAEVEQLVEPGELEPDMVHTPSVYVNRIFQGVNEEKPIERRTVRKKS